Genomic DNA from Cucumis melo cultivar AY chromosome 10, USDA_Cmelo_AY_1.0, whole genome shotgun sequence:
TTAGAAAGAGCTATACCTCTAACAAGCACCTGGATAGATACATTGTTACAGTTTCAAGAATAGTAAGTTTATTCTTTAATCACAATCTCTTAACTTATTGAATTCGTTCTCTTTCGAACTTAGAGCATCAAAATTGTGTACCATAAGTACTagaataatgtatttttttagtTTGGAATTGCATGAAGAACCATTaatgtcatttttttaaataaaaaaaaagtagagaTTAGATGAAGAAATTAGGAAGTGTTGGGGGAAAGAGAGACGTAAAGGTAGGAATTAATTGTCGGAATATTAAAGGAATTGGAAGAAGTCAAAGTCAAAGGCACATTGCCTAAGTAATTATACATAAAGTTGTTTAATTTGTTGCTGCCATGCATGTGTTGATTTTCATTCACCCATGGACCCAGTCATCCTCATTTTCCTTCTTCATGAACTCcaaatttcattaatattttAGTCGAAATTTTGTTGCTCTACTCCTTCATAAAATCTTTattaatctttttctttttctaaaaaagaaaagagtcaaAAACACTTAATTCAAACCTAATTAATATCTCAACACTTGAAAATACAACACTTATGATTGtatttcttttccatttccccTTTTTCTTATCTCATGGTTCTCCTTTGAGAGTGTTGCATGCCATCTTGAGCCTTAAAGCCCGACCTACTCATCTTAGCCCAAAAGACATAACCACAAATTTAGAAAGGAAAGACATATATAACTTTTCTTTATCAACTGTctgaaaatttaataattagaaTCGAAatgtgtaatttttttttaaaagaatataaaaataacaaattttattaACTAATAGACGATATTGCAAATATAGATCGATAAAAGTATAGTTTTGGTTACTACCCCTAATATCGCTACTCTTTTTGTAATTACCCACTGTTTGTCTAACCTTccagttttaaaattttaaagaaaaaaagtctAAGAGAGTAATCTTAACACTTGTGAATATTcgaagtatatatataattgagaGAGGTATAGGATAGAGAGAGGTTAGAGTTTGGAGTTAGGAAGGAGTGCATTGGCGGCCCACTAAAAGTAGATGGGCCAGCCCATCAAACTACTTACTTCGTGAAGCCCATAGACCATGTTCACGTAAACGCATTGGAATGGGAATTGTAATAAATAATCTTCACTTTCACAACTCAACAtcttcaaatacatttttacttTCTCTTAGAaattagttttcaaaatgttttctatagtctatctaacttttaaactttttagtaatttagtttttaagaaTATGATTTGTACTACCCCATTTTCAAAGAAGggtgtgaaaaaaaaaatcattatcaTCATAGTAATTTgtaaacctttattgtaaatCTCAACAATAACAAGATGTGAATTgaaccaaaaataaaaatgataaaataaagataaatcTAGATCATATTATCATCTAAAAGTAAATGAAGAGTGAGATTCAATAACAAAATTAATGAGAGCCACCATATGATCTAATAATATAGtagggaagaagaaagaaggaagaaaaaaaaagtcagGGAAGCTAGTGTTTAGCATTCACGAGGTTTTCCTCTTTCCGGACATAAAAAGTATTAGAAAATCAGATTCACGGAATTCCTTTTTAATTTGTCCCACATCCTAAACCAACCACTAAAATTGCCATAAAATACAAAGGGTGGGGGCAAAGAAAGTAATTGAAAAGCATTTGAATAATTGGGAAGCATTTAATTTAAAAACACCAAAAGagaaaaacattaaaaattaaaattcgaAAAATCATATCGTTAGATTACGATAGGGTTTAGATATTATTGTCTTGTCTCCAATCAAACCAAGTGGTAGCCTATACccaatcaaaattaattaattaattaattaattaattatttttaacatttatgaTGTTCACTGGACCCCCACGATTGTAATCCAACGGTCTCaaaattctttcttttcctttctcaaGTCAACTATTAAGTCAAACCAAACAAAGTACGTCTCAAATTTCTTCCCATCATCATACCCGTTCATTTCCGTATCCGATGAGAGATCGTACGGCTATTTGACGAAAGGGATTGTGTAGGCGCGTCCACAGGGTTTAAGAACCCGGGATGAAAATGCCAGCCTGGCTTTCATTTGTCCGTTTAATATTCCGGCCCCACCTAAAAAGTAAAGTTTACTCCAAATTCCCAATTTTGCCCCTCTCTTCATCTCAAAGCCTTCGTCTTCCTATTCTTCCTCCAAATTCCCCTAATGGCCTTTTTGGTTTTACTCTTCTTCCTTGCCGTCACGCTACGGTTCCCATCGACGGTGGTATCCGGCGAGTTGCCGGTTTTCAGAGAAGCACCGGCATTCCAAAACGGCTGGGAATGTCAACGGACGATGAAGCCTTCCGTTATCCATATCGCCATGACTTTGGACGCTACCTATCTCCGAGGATCAGTAGCGGGAGTGTTTTCAGTACTTCAGCACTCATCCTGCCCGGAGAACATAGTGTTCCACTTCATCGTCACGCACCGTCGTTTAGAGCTACGACGCATCATCACTACTACATTTCCTTACCTGAACTTCCATCTCTACCATTTTGATTCAAATCTTGTAAGAGGGAAGATCACCTACTCAATTCGACGAGCTCTAGATCAGCCATTGAATTACGCGATAATGTACTTAGCAGAACTATTACCAGTCGCGGTTAATCGAATCATCTACTTCGATTCAGATCTGGTAGTGGTGGACGACGTAGCGAAGCTATGGAAGATAAATTTAGGGAATCACGTGTTGGGAGCGCCGGAGTATTGCCATGCGAATTTTACGAACTACTTCACGGCGAAATTTTGGGTGAATTCAGAATATGCGGCGGCGTTTGAAGGGCGGAGAGCGTGTTATTTCAACACGGGGGTGATGGTGATCGATTTGGGGAAATGGAGGGAAGGGAAATACACGGAGAGGCTGGATAAATGGATGAGGATTCAGAAGAAGAACAGAATTTATGAACTGGGATCGTTGCCTCCATTTTTGCTTGTTTTTGCAGGGGATGTTGAAGGAGTTGAGCATCGATGGAACCAACATGGGTTGGGTGGGGATAATTTGAAAGGGGTTTGTAGGGATCTTCATCCTGGTCCGGCGAGTTTACTCCATTGGAGTGGAAAGGGGAAGCCATGGTTGAGATTAGATGCTAAGAAGCCTTGTCCACTTGATAGTTTGTGGGCTCCTTATGATCTTTCTCGTCATTCTTCTCTGTTTTCTGATAATTGAAGTTGCCGGAAGGGAAAAGGTCGCTGCCAATGCCGCCGGTGACGGTGGTTGATGTAAAAATGGATTCGTTTTTGTCAAGAAGctacaaatttttttaatttttgaggTTGAATGTTCTTTTGTGATGTAATTTAGATTGAATCAGTTGATTGTAGTCGACTAAGAATTATAAagttgatattattattattgaacaTCAAACGTTTAGACAATTTTTTGTGTCTTATCTACTTTGAAATGTATATGTTATGAGCCTTGCTTTTTTTGGGTAAAATTATGTAAAAAACTTTCATAGACCAACAAGATTAATGAAACATATAGGAATACTTTTTaacattgaaaaataaaaataaaaataaaaattaaagcaTTGGTTGGTGCAAGTTGATGATAAGGCTCCACAAGTTTAGGATAAtgattgattttttctttttcagaaaaagataaataaatgataaaagATAGTACAGTAAAAGTAAAATTGAAATTCTAGGATTGGTTTTATGTCCTCCCACTTCTTTATTTTTGGGTTTCAAAAATTGAGAATGTTTTTTCTTAACCTATGAGGTTATAATTTATGGTTGAAAAACACTACAAAAGTATGTGGTTGACAAACACTACAAAAAAGCATCAAACATCTAACCACCGATTTTGGATGATgaataaatatcattttaatgtTTAGTTTAGATTATCGGGTTTCTTCTTTGTCATTTTAAAATCATAGTCGTATTATATCTCTACTCCTTAGTTTCATTAAATGTTTGATGCTGAATTATTGAAATTTCATGTACCTTATCTTTATCTATGCACATATTAACCTCTAAAACATTGTTATTGGTTATGTTGGACACATCTAATTGAAAGCCAAATATCTAAATTTCTATACTCCAAAGTCCAACATTCGAAAGGTGACGTATGAGTTTGAATTCTCAATGCAATCTTTTCGGCGTCTACAAGGTTGTTGGACAATGAGATTTGTGAATACCGAAATCTCATGCGTGTGGGCCTCAGAACACTTGATAATTTGAGAGCCCATTAGCTCGGCCCAGAACCAACTTTGGCATGTTGTACTTGTGGGTCGGCCCAAAAGTAAAGGCCCATAGAGAAAGAATGCTCACTTTGAAATACAAATGAAAAcgtgttatttttttttttaatccattTTTGTGTAAATCATAATTCAACTTATcaattatttctttaaaaaaattgatttatttttcaatatttgattttttaaggTATAACATCAGAAAGACATAGGAGgaattaataaaataagaagGATTGTTATCTAATGTAGTAAAAATGAGAGGTTTATTAGATTATTTGGGAGTGTTATTAAGAGAAGTGGTGGAACATCAACATAACAACCTTAGCTGTCTCATTTTAGTCAACAACAACATTAATTCATTATTTTAGACATTAAATCTTTTAATATCTTTCACAGTGCCACACCAAGCTGTAACTACTCATAATATAGCATTGGttctataaaagaaaaaaacaaatgaaaaatctCTTCTAAATTGCTTCCTACAATGTAACAACACACTCAACTCATCTAttaagttcttttttctttttgattatatacttttttaaaacattttcaaaatctaaattaaattttaaaaattaaaaaaaaagataaattagtatttatttattttttttggttGAAATTTTCAGAATATGTATTTCTTTagaataataagaaaaatgacATGGCAAAAAATATGAACAAAAAagattgtttctttttaaggcAAACAACTAACAACAAACTACACCCTCCTTCCACGTATGGCAGAAAGAGCTTTGGTTTTTTCAAATGGATTAGTAACTTTGAGAGAATGTCAAAAATGCTAAAGCATAAGTAGATTTATTCACATCTCTATTATCAAATTGGTTTATTATTAAGTAggggttttgtttttttctttttcaaaaattaatggTTAGCTTTTAGAAGCATTATCTTGAATGGATAGTTGGACAGATATTCACACTGAAAAAAGCAGTGAAGTTAATATTAAAAACACGTCCAATTAATTGATAGATATTTAGTACAAAATGAAAAGgagagttaaaagaaaaaagaaaaaagaaaaaaaaaaaaaaagaggaaagaactTTCATGAAAGTATTGTTCTGAAACACAAAGAAAGTATTCTGATATGTTGAAAAagtttgaagaagaaaatggaaatgAGCAGTCCCCATATTCTTTAAATATAGGGTTTGTTTGAAATATGATATAGAGATTATATGGGTTTGGGTATGTGAATGTGGAAGaaggtaataataataaaagtagtagagaggaaaagaaagggAGAGAGGATCCACGTGGGGGAGTTTTGGTGTGTAGTGGATATGAAGAAACGTAAAAGGGAAAAAACCAAATGGGGAAATGTGAATTGAAATAACATAATGATAAAAGGcaatgaaaattgaaaataaagaaGTTCACGTGCAATTCTGACCATTCCTTGTTTTGTACAAACAatctcttttgtttttcttttctttctttttttctttttttttttcttttttctttttttttttttaaataataataataataataataataataataataataataaagtagaagaagaagaatctgAGTAAAACATTTAAATGATTCTTTGTAATCTTttgttcaaatttttatttactttctaAAGTTTGTCTCTTTTGTGTATTTTCGTATGTATGGTTTTTGCTTTTGTGTCAGTTATGTTTCTTTCTTCtccctctctttctctctctctctctgaattattgttcttttctatttttttagattactttttttcacacaaaaaaaagaaaaaaaatgatttattttctcATTACTTTTTACCTTCAGAGGTAATTTCAATCTCTATCCTAAAAACAAActtatctttttttattttttattttttttatttagggtctaatattttaaaagagaCTTTCGGTTGTGAATTTCTATTAATGGGTTTTAAAGAATTAAGGCCATTTCAATTTATCTTTTCatgtattttgaaatttatttaatttttgtttttaacttttaaatcttaaatttaatctaTTGGCACTAGTTTTTATTAAGATTGATTAAAAAATTACAATGATTtcatacaaaaataaaatatgattaaatgtcgtttaaaatttaaagacaacatatctttttttcttatctAATGAAAAATAACATCGTTCCCTAGTGAAATTTTATCTATTAAATGGAcgaaaattttctaattttatgatttttagGAATCAAATTGCTACAAATTTATATATCAAATTCTAGGATATTTTGGAATGTTTCTGTTGTTTTCTTTTGTGAATggatttttaaattgttattgggaacaacaattttatttactcttctaatcaatttttttttttctttttgagaaatTGAAAATGATTAATTAAAGAAACGGTTAATattgttttcattttaatttctaCTTTTCTTTAACAAAGAACTTAAACAAAATTTCATCTTGGAACATATAAAAATTGGTTATTTTTCAGTATTGAATATACAAACagaaacattttcttttctttattttttttggtaACAATGCATTGTTTTCTTTGTTGTCCTAAACATTTGAAAATTCATTAAATTTATATCGATGGATCCGTAAGATAACATTACCTAAAGTTGGTAACAATCAAATTCAGAAATCCAAATACCTCCAAGAAGAGGAATTGTAGTAAACGTGTGGTTTTGAATATTGAAATCAGTGAGAAATTATTATAATCCCAATTGGGAGGAACACGAGACACCCCCAGGTGCCTTTgctttcttccctttttccctTCGAAATATCGTTATTTTTCCCTTTGCTAATTTTTATACAATTtcttagtttttcttttaagtaaTAGTTTTTTGGAGTTTTTATACTGTTGAGTTTGGTGATATGTTGAAAAAATTGGAGGGGGGGTTTTTGAAAATCGTGTTGAGTGTGGGATTAGTTTCATTTCAAACTGCCCAAAAGCCAAAGAGCCATTCTCAGGAGTTCCTATATAGAATTAATTACgtacctatatatatatatatatatcatatggTAGCTAGTGTCCTATATCTAAAAGATTATAATATATAAAGACACCTAAtcaaatgagattaattaatgaAATGAGACAAGTGTGTCAGAATTCCAGGCTGATTTTGAGTGTGTTCAAAGCCATGCAAATTGGGGTACCCTAAATTAGCTTTACATTTATTAACCCCTAAATATCTCAACATTTGCGTCTTCCCCAATTCTCAattccttcttttatttatcaCTATTTATTACACATTACACATATTTGTTATTCAATTCTTTGTTGATATATTCATTTTCTACTTACTAACCCCTCCTTCCTTCCTACTCACCTTCTTCATCACCATTACTCTCTTTCAATATCATTTAGAAGTTACATATACAGCTTCCTTTTCAAAGAAATCTAAATATTGCATGACCCTATTGCAATATGTAGACTACTTTTATCGATATGGTCTACTATTctttaaaaatttaaacatatcAAATAAAAGAATTAGAAGTTTAAGATCgataaattttaacatttaataGGACAATTGTTTTTTAACTTTCAAACATTTGTTGAATAGGTATAAAAGTAAAGAGTTGAGAAACTAACTTCAAATTATtgcatttttttctctctattttatGAGCATCTTAATGAAATTATTGGGATGGAGAgaggaaaaataggaaaatttgtTAGGTTGGGAAATGAAAGTAAGGCAATGTTATTGGTGAATCTTAATAAATGCAAAAATGTATGTATATAGTTTAATTAGGTGACATTAATTTGATAAGACATGTTGaaataattcaaaatatttCCCAGCTAACGAAAAGAGAATCTGAAATGGGAATGAAGCCAAAAGTTGCACTTTAGAACCCATATATAATTTAAACCAGCTTTTAGTttgtcattattattattaggttgAGCTCTCAATTTCTCATCATCATATTATAAACCCTAATACGTGCAATAAATTCCGGAATAAAACAACTCTCTCTCAATAATTTACTTCCAATCGTTATCTTTTTCTGTAAACAAATATGGATTATCATTTGATTAAATTAACTTATCTCGTTAAAATTAGAGAAAATGGGTTATCTCAAAACCTAATTaactatatatatgtatgtatgtatgtatgtatatagcTAGAGATGcctaattacttaattaattgaaaaagaTGTTCGAGGCCCTCATGCATCCTATTTGATTAGGGTTATAAAAACGACTCAAGTTTGTTTATTTTAGtattaggaaaaagaaattttatgtttatattACTCTATAAAAACTAATCAATTTTATAGGGTCAATTAAGTTTAAGCTATCAAAAGCTCACCTTCTCTTTTATAAAATAAGGTAGAGTTTGTCTAAATATGATGGTAGGAAATAGAGAGGGTGACCTGTCATGtcactctcattttctctcTTAATCTCTCGTAAAAATGCATaccaaataaaaagaaaagtaaagtgTTACGAGAATTTTGATCTCGCTACAATATCATTGTAGTGGTCGTAGATATATTTAAGCTTATAAAtcacagtaaaaaaaatattttatgtatatacatgcacaataaaataaaattagggTTTGTAGTGTGTATATATAGTTTATCTAGTACATGTCTTCTAAACCTATACTTTCAGGTTGATTATGAGTATATCTCAATGTTGttaagattaatttaattttcttaaaatgcAATAATTTCAAATCTTCACTCCATTTGTTACATGAGATTAAAGaacaaattcaattttctatAGTTTATTGAAAATACAAGTTTGGTTGTCTTTGTTGTGAAAAAAATTGCACTCACACACTCGTCGTCATTGCAGGTGGATCCTTCGTGGACTTGCCTATTGACTTTGATCTCTCAAGTGATCTGGCCAAGTTCTCTTAGTTGACATACACATGAGAATATGTTGCTGCTCATCGTAAGTGTATAGTTAAGCAAAGCATACAAATTCAAGTTAGAATTCTATTTTGAGTTTCCTTCTCCAGATCACTTGGAGTTATTGAATGGGACTATTTATAATGTCTCTCCTCTTACTCTAATAGTCATTTGTGTTTACATATCATGACAACAATGTCAAAGAGATTATGACTCTCAAGTTGCATAGCACTAGATCAAAGTCTTAATTTTTTCCTCTTGATCAAACAAACGTTTTTTTACGTTGTCTTTCAATTCATTTTTGAATTTAGGCCTAACCATGGGtattaaattttgtttaagACAACTCTCATGTGATAATAAATGATTGCATCGTAACATTTTGTACTACATAAAGTAATCAAACACCAAAATCAAATATCTATAGAATAAGGGGGTGCATTACATAATACAATGCTAAGAATTTAAATGGGGAGTTGTAGGGATCCGACAAAATAGAAgagaaaaattaaaagagaaaaagaaaaggggttAGAAAGGGAAAATGTGGTAGCTAGGTTTTTTTAATGATGTATGTCGTGAAGTGAAGAAATAAGATTGTAGCAAATAGATAAAAGAATGAAAACTTGGTGCCCTTGTTGGTTCAATGGCCGACCCACTGTGCTGGTGGGTGGTGGTGGGTGGTCGAGTcctacacacacacacatacacacacactAATATCTTTAGGCACATACACCCTATACTTTTGGGGGTCCCGACCTCCCCCCATGCTCTTAAATATTCTTTGTCCTCTAATTTCCTACCATCAAACcttacttttctttctcttttagaTACAACGTATGTAAGCATTTATTTATGTTCATAAGTCTCTCTCTCTTATAATTTATATCCAATTATAAGTTTCGTCatctatctttttcttttatcattgtGGATCGTATTGGTTTTGTTTTTCGCTAATGAACTCATTTCATAACTCACATGTGTTTGAATTATATTCAAtcttatatttgttttttttttttaatgaaattgttgttttttgaaattgttgtgGTTTAAAGTGCTTTATAAAGGTTAAGTTATAAATGCAACTCCTTAATGAAAATAACTACACTGAATTTACGTATATTTGAAAGATCTCGAGTGttgttactttttatttttaattaaattccAATCTTTAAAATAGATTTCATTGATTTTAATGTTGTAGttctaatttaaatatatacatatataaatgtaTTTATATCGATAAAGGATAAAATGCCAttgatttagaaaaaaaatagaaaagtaagaataaattaaacttaaaaaaaattgtaaagaGTAACCTCAATTAAGAAGggtaaatatataaaaatttatttaagtTAGATCCTATTAAAAATACACTATAATTAATATAATCTACTTCTAATAGATTTTAagaattgaattgaatttttttcatATATGCATCATGATTTTTTATATTGTGCTATATCTacgtatatttttttaattcctaTAATCGTaaatattctttatttatttatattatattgtatTATAATAGAAACTTTTTGGCCACTCTTTGTTGTCAACACATCAAACTCGTAGACATGTCCACTAATAATCAGTTCAATTCTTTAATAATGTCTTTTATGAATTAAGAATTACCACAAATTTATAGTTAATAGGAAAAAGAATGGGAATCTATAAGAAAAATGATTGAATAATTGAACCTACGTAACCAAATTATCTCAAAAATAATTCTCATAGACAGTGAAGAtgggagaagaagaaaatatcaaaagCACAACACCTCCCCACATCAAAAAACACAACACTAAAGATTGTAATAAATAGAAGAGAGgtaattattaacaaaaattcatattttttttttcaatttgaaaataattataattactAGCAAATTTCAGAATAATAGGCAAGATTATATCAACAACTTAATAAAAAAACaagtttttgttatatttatcatttttatcccaatttataattatatctactttcattgaaaaaaaatttgaaaatacaataaaatCTAGAGAAGATAGATTTTTTACTAGTGACAAGGTGTATTTATTACATTTGCAATAATGGGTAAATACTTATAAGTTTGAAGGTTATAATTGTAGCCATCCCatttgaaaaaatgaatataaattgagaaagagagaaaagggTTTTGGGATGAGATGAGAGAAGAGTGTACATATATATCTAAAGAGGGTTGGACCACATTGATATATATACATGCaataaattgtatatataatatatgattCCATATTGTGTGAGaaaactatataatataaaataataaagaaaaaatgtgGGTCCAAAGTGAGAGAGGATTGGTCTCGTGGGTATGGGGGACACATGAGGAGACTCTATAATAATATATCACGCTCCACTCCtctatacattttttttcaataataataataataataataaaagccAACTCATTGACGAGTCACACCCACTTGGTGTTTCTATATAAGACactttcatttcatttcatttttctcaTCTCAAACCCCAAAACACAAAATCCTTGAAGATTATCCATCAAAagttaattaattgaaaaagaagatgaatatgaagatgacgatgatgatgaacaatgGTGGCAGCAAAAGAAGAGGCTCAAGCAGAGGGCTTGGTGGAGTTGTGAGGCAACAAAGAGCAAGGCTTTACATTATTAGGCGTTGTGTTGTAATGCTTCTTTGTTGGCATGATTGAACACaacatgaagaagaagaagaagaagaagaagaagggaagtCCTTTAAACGGTGCCCTtccacttcttttttttttttttttttttttttctttttttgttatagATCATTTTTGTATATATTGGAGGGGATTAGGCTCTTACATTatattctttttatcttttaagttaacaccaaaaattttgtattgttgttattattattattattagggtTAGAGATTTTGAGTATGGACTgaaggaaggaagaagaaggcaAAAGTGTAAATCTTTGCATATCAAtgatagattattattattattaactaaTTCAATTGTCTTGAGTTTTTATGATTtgggtttcttttttcttttaagtttgaATGAAAGTGAGATTGGTGTGTGTTTGGATTGGATTATCGAGAAACATCCCATGTGATGAGTTTTTTTCTCcagtacttttttttttttttttttttttttttttttttttgtttattatgtGTGTGGGTTTTGCTTGGAGTTGTTTCTTTTTGGAAATTTTGCTTTCTACTCTTTTCAAACCACTTggatttcatttttctttttctcttttttcttcgtTGCCTGTACGTTCTCCTCtgcctttttatttatttatttatttttgtatttctaCTTCCTATCTAGACATCAAGTTTATTGGATGCTAGCTAGATAAAGGTTGGTCAATTGTCTTTTGATATATgggtatttatttatttatttattt
This window encodes:
- the LOC103489251 gene encoding probable galacturonosyltransferase-like 3; amino-acid sequence: MAFLVLLFFLAVTLRFPSTVVSGELPVFREAPAFQNGWECQRTMKPSVIHIAMTLDATYLRGSVAGVFSVLQHSSCPENIVFHFIVTHRRLELRRIITTTFPYLNFHLYHFDSNLVRGKITYSIRRALDQPLNYAIMYLAELLPVAVNRIIYFDSDLVVVDDVAKLWKINLGNHVLGAPEYCHANFTNYFTAKFWVNSEYAAAFEGRRACYFNTGVMVIDLGKWREGKYTERLDKWMRIQKKNRIYELGSLPPFLLVFAGDVEGVEHRWNQHGLGGDNLKGVCRDLHPGPASLLHWSGKGKPWLRLDAKKPCPLDSLWAPYDLSRHSSLFSDN
- the LOC103489253 gene encoding small polypeptide DEVIL 4; translated protein: MNMKMTMMMNNGGSKRRGSSRGLGGVVRQQRARLYIIRRCVVMLLCWHD